The following proteins are encoded in a genomic region of Streptomyces collinus Tu 365:
- a CDS encoding adenosine deaminase encodes MNATRVDADLIRRLPKAVLHDHLDGGLRPATVVELAAAVGHTLPTTDPDELAAWYYEAANSGDLVRYIATFEHTLAVMQNREGLLRVAEEYVLDLAADGVVYAEVRYAPELNTRGGLSPSEVVETVQEGLAAGMAKAAAAGTPVRVGTLLCGMRMFDRVREAADLAVAYRDAGVVGFDIAGAEDGFPPADHLAAFEHLRRENVPFTIHAGEAHGLPSIHQALQVCGAQRIGHGVRITEDIPDLAAGKLGRLAGWVRDRRIALEMCPTSNLQTGCATSIAEHPITALKDLGFRVTLNTDNRLVSGTTMTREMSLLVEEAGWGIEDLRTVTVNALKSAFIPFDERNALIEDVVLPAYAAAL; translated from the coding sequence ATGAACGCTACGCGCGTAGACGCCGACCTCATCCGCCGCCTGCCCAAGGCCGTCCTGCACGACCACCTCGACGGTGGCCTGCGCCCCGCCACGGTGGTCGAGCTCGCCGCCGCGGTCGGCCACACGCTGCCGACCACGGACCCCGACGAGCTGGCCGCCTGGTACTACGAGGCCGCCAACTCCGGCGACCTGGTCCGCTACATAGCCACCTTCGAGCACACCCTCGCCGTGATGCAGAACCGCGAGGGCCTGCTGCGGGTCGCCGAGGAGTACGTCCTCGACCTGGCCGCGGACGGTGTCGTCTACGCCGAGGTGCGTTACGCCCCCGAGCTGAACACCCGGGGCGGGCTGTCGCCGAGCGAGGTCGTGGAGACCGTCCAGGAGGGCCTCGCCGCCGGCATGGCCAAGGCGGCCGCCGCCGGGACGCCCGTCCGCGTCGGCACCCTGCTCTGCGGCATGCGGATGTTCGACCGGGTCCGCGAGGCCGCCGACCTGGCCGTCGCCTACCGTGACGCCGGTGTCGTCGGCTTCGACATCGCCGGAGCCGAGGACGGCTTCCCGCCCGCCGACCACCTGGCCGCCTTCGAGCACCTGCGCCGCGAGAACGTGCCCTTCACCATCCACGCCGGCGAGGCGCACGGGCTGCCCAGCATCCACCAGGCCCTCCAGGTGTGCGGGGCCCAGCGCATCGGCCACGGCGTGCGCATCACCGAGGACATCCCGGACCTCGCGGCCGGCAAGCTCGGCCGGCTGGCCGGGTGGGTGCGCGACCGCCGCATCGCCCTGGAGATGTGCCCGACGTCCAACCTGCAGACGGGGTGCGCCACCTCGATCGCCGAGCACCCCATCACGGCGCTGAAGGACCTGGGCTTCCGGGTCACCCTCAACACCGACAACCGTCTGGTCTCCGGCACGACGATGACCCGGGAGATGTCCCTGCTGGTCGAGGAGGCGGGCTGGGGGATCGAGGACCTGCGCACGGTCACGGTGAACGCGCTCAAGAGCGCCTTCATCCCGTTCGACGAGCGCAACGCCCTCATCGAGGACGTGGTCCTGCCGGCCTACGCGGCCGCGCTCTGA
- a CDS encoding VOC family protein, with the protein MRRVALVTLVVDDYDEAIRFYTDALGFRLAEDAPRPDGSRWVVVEPGTEGNGTGLLLARARNDEQRARVGDQTGGRVGFFLHTDDFARDHARMTAAGVTFLEEPRHEPYGSVAVFQDLHGNRWDLLQPAD; encoded by the coding sequence ATGCGACGCGTTGCCCTGGTCACCCTCGTCGTGGACGACTACGACGAGGCCATCCGCTTCTACACCGACGCGCTCGGATTCCGGCTGGCCGAGGACGCGCCCCGCCCTGACGGCTCCCGCTGGGTCGTCGTGGAGCCCGGTACCGAGGGGAACGGCACCGGCCTCCTGCTCGCCCGGGCCAGGAACGACGAGCAGCGCGCCCGGGTCGGCGACCAGACCGGCGGCCGGGTCGGCTTCTTCCTGCACACCGACGACTTCGCCCGCGACCACGCCCGGATGACCGCCGCCGGCGTGACCTTCCTGGAGGAGCCGCGCCACGAGCCGTACGGCAGCGTCGCCGTCTTCCAGGATCTCCACGGCAACCGCTGGGACCTGCTCCAGCCCGCCGACTGA
- a CDS encoding M56 family metallopeptidase, with amino-acid sequence MTALLLLPLLLPFALPALARRAMDRLAPVAALWAVTGCAVVLAGCSLAALGAFVLTGLFKLPVFAALGELVHPLHTASDLVVLPAAATSVGALAVCGWTLVRSVLRQTRAFRAARSEAGRGPRAGDLCVVESSRPDAYALPGRPHRIVVTTAMLRSLDGAEREALFAHERAHNAGGHHYFLAAAEVAAHCHPALRQVRDTVRLAAERAADESAARSVGDRRLTARAIARAALAAQAVHSERPGFAAAATTGPVPRRVQALLSAPRPRGRTGRRAAALLLACAAVSCVASVTGMADFHHQVEVAQGERP; translated from the coding sequence ATGACCGCGCTGCTCCTGCTGCCGCTGCTGCTGCCGTTCGCCCTCCCGGCGCTCGCCAGGCGGGCCATGGACCGGCTCGCGCCCGTGGCCGCACTGTGGGCGGTCACCGGGTGCGCGGTCGTCCTCGCCGGCTGCTCGCTGGCCGCGCTCGGCGCCTTCGTGCTGACCGGCCTGTTCAAGCTGCCGGTGTTCGCCGCCCTCGGCGAACTCGTCCACCCGCTGCACACCGCCTCGGACCTCGTCGTCCTTCCCGCCGCCGCCACTTCCGTGGGCGCGCTGGCCGTGTGCGGCTGGACGCTGGTCCGTTCGGTGCTGCGCCAGACCCGCGCCTTCCGGGCCGCCCGCTCGGAGGCCGGGCGCGGTCCGCGCGCCGGCGACCTGTGCGTCGTCGAGTCGTCCCGCCCGGACGCCTACGCGCTGCCCGGCCGTCCGCACCGCATCGTCGTCACCACCGCGATGCTGCGCAGCCTCGACGGCGCCGAGCGCGAGGCCCTGTTCGCGCACGAGCGGGCGCACAACGCGGGCGGCCACCACTACTTCCTGGCCGCCGCCGAGGTCGCGGCGCACTGCCACCCCGCCCTGCGACAGGTTCGCGACACCGTCCGGCTGGCTGCAGAGCGGGCCGCCGACGAGTCCGCGGCCCGATCGGTCGGCGACCGGCGGTTGACCGCCCGCGCCATCGCCCGGGCCGCCCTGGCCGCCCAGGCCGTCCACTCGGAGCGGCCCGGCTTCGCCGCCGCCGCGACCACGGGCCCGGTCCCGCGCCGGGTCCAGGCCCTGCTGTCCGCTCCCCGGCCGCGGGGCCGCACCGGCCGCCGGGCCGCCGCCCTCCTGCTCGCCTGCGCCGCCGTCTCCTGCGTCGCCTCGGTGACCGGGATGGCCGACTTCCACCACCAGGTCGAGGTCGCCCAGGGCGAGCGGCCCTGA